The following nucleotide sequence is from Vibrio fluvialis.
TAATCCCCCAGAGTTTAAACATTGAGATTGTGAAAAGCGAATGAAAACAATTGAGGTTGATGAGGATCTATACCGTTACATTGCAGGTCAAACCCTTCACATTGGTGAGAGCGCATCGGATATTCTGCGCCGCCTGTTGAACGTGGATGGCCAAAGCGCATCTGTTGCTCCTAAGGCATCAGCGGTGCCTAAAGGTATAGTGGTGAGTAAAGATGCTGGTCAGGAAACGAAACTGGATGGCGTAAAAGAAATGCGCTCTCTTTTGATTTCAGACGAATTTGCCGGTCTGAAAAAAGCGGTTGATCGTTTTATGCTGGTTCTTTCTACTCTTCATCGCATCGATGCTGCTGCTTTTTCTGAAGCGACGCTGGTGAAAGGCCGTAAGCGCGTTTACTTTGCTGATAACGAGCAAACCCTGCTGGCAAGTGGTCAAACGACTAAACCTAAAGCGATTCCAAACACACCGTTTTGGGTCATCACCAACAATAACACCAGCCGCAAACAGCAGATGATTGAGCAAGTCATGATTCGCATGAACTTCCCGGCAGACATTATTGAGAAAGTGACCCAATCGATTTGATTTGTACCAATCGAGCACGAAAAGTCTGATTGAAACCTCATAATATGCAAACCAAACTGCGTATTATGAGGTTTTTTATTTGTCGTTATATTTTGAAAGGATGTCTTTATGGCAATGCACCCGCGTGCAGGACAAAAAGCCCAACAGCAAGACCTGCATAATATTCCTGCACTTGTTGCAAACTACTACCTTCTTCAGCCAGACCCAAGCAATCCGAAACATAAAGTAGAGTTCGGTACTTCTGGCCATCGTGGCAGCGCAGACAAAACCACCTTTAACGAAAATCATATTCTGGCCATCGCGCAGGCGGTGGTTGAAGTGCGTGCCGCTCAAGGTACTGCCGGCCCAATCTATGTCGGCAAAGATACTCATGCCCTGTCTGAACCGGCATTCAGCAGCGTGATTGAAGTGTTGGTCGCCAATGGCATCGAAGTGATTGTGCAGCAAGATAATGGTTACACGCCAACGCCGGGTATTTCACATGCGATTCTGACCCACAACCTGAAACATGCTGAAAAAGCCGACGGCATCGTGATCACGCCATCACATAACCCACCGCAAGACGGTGGCATCAAATATAACCCGACGCACGGTGGTCCGGCGGAAGGTGAACTGACTCAGGCGATTGAAAACCGCGCCAACCAACTGATTGCCGAAGGCTTGAGCGGCGTAAAACGTGTGTCGATCACCGACGCTAAAGCCTCACCGCTGTTTAAACAAGTTGATTTGGTGAAGCCTTACATTAACGATCTGGTCAACGTGGTTGATATGGCTGCGATTCAAAAAGCCAATCTGAAGCTGGGCGTGGATCCGCTCGGCGGCAGCGGTATTGATTACTGGCGTCAAATCGGTCAGGCGTACAATCTGAACCTCACTTTAGTGAGTGAAGCGATTGATCCAACCTTCCAGTTTATGTCGCTGGATAAAGACGGTGTGGTGCGTATGGACTGCTCGTCGCCTTACGCGATGGCAGGCCTACTGGCGCTGAAAGATGAATACGATCTGGCATTTGGTAACGACCCGGACTATGACCGTCATGGCATCGTGACACCAAAAGGTCTGATGAACCCAAACCACTTCCTGGCGGTGTGTATCGATTATCTCTACCGTCACCGTGACGGATGGGGTAAAGATGTCGCGGTTGGTAAGACGCTGGTATCAAGCGCGATGATTGATAAAGTGGTGGCCGATCTTGGCCGTGAACTGTGCGAAGTGCCAGTGGGCTTTAAATGGTTTGTTGATGGCCTGTACAGTGGCAAATTCGGTTTTGGTGGTGAGGAAAGCGCCGGAGCATCGTTCCTGCGCAAAGATGGTACGCCTTGGTCAACGGACAAAGACGGCATCATCTTGTGTCTGCTTGCGGCGGAAATCACCGCTGTGACGGGTAAGAACCCACAACAATACTACGATGAACTGGCCGCAAAGCACGGCGAATCGCAGTACAACCGTATTCAGGCTGTCGCGAATGGCCCGCAAAAAGAGGTGCTGAAAAAGCTCTCAGCTGAGATGGTTTCTGCTCAGACTTTGGCAGGTGACCCGATTA
It contains:
- the seqA gene encoding replication initiation negative regulator SeqA, yielding MKTIEVDEDLYRYIAGQTLHIGESASDILRRLLNVDGQSASVAPKASAVPKGIVVSKDAGQETKLDGVKEMRSLLISDEFAGLKKAVDRFMLVLSTLHRIDAAAFSEATLVKGRKRVYFADNEQTLLASGQTTKPKAIPNTPFWVITNNNTSRKQQMIEQVMIRMNFPADIIEKVTQSI
- the pgm gene encoding phosphoglucomutase (alpha-D-glucose-1,6-bisphosphate-dependent); the encoded protein is MAMHPRAGQKAQQQDLHNIPALVANYYLLQPDPSNPKHKVEFGTSGHRGSADKTTFNENHILAIAQAVVEVRAAQGTAGPIYVGKDTHALSEPAFSSVIEVLVANGIEVIVQQDNGYTPTPGISHAILTHNLKHAEKADGIVITPSHNPPQDGGIKYNPTHGGPAEGELTQAIENRANQLIAEGLSGVKRVSITDAKASPLFKQVDLVKPYINDLVNVVDMAAIQKANLKLGVDPLGGSGIDYWRQIGQAYNLNLTLVSEAIDPTFQFMSLDKDGVVRMDCSSPYAMAGLLALKDEYDLAFGNDPDYDRHGIVTPKGLMNPNHFLAVCIDYLYRHRDGWGKDVAVGKTLVSSAMIDKVVADLGRELCEVPVGFKWFVDGLYSGKFGFGGEESAGASFLRKDGTPWSTDKDGIILCLLAAEITAVTGKNPQQYYDELAAKHGESQYNRIQAVANGPQKEVLKKLSAEMVSAQTLAGDPITARLTHAPGNGAAIGGLKVTTDYGWFAARPSGTEDIYKIYCESFKGEQHLKQIEAEAQEIVNQVFKDAGL